In the Helianthus annuus cultivar XRQ/B chromosome 11, HanXRQr2.0-SUNRISE, whole genome shotgun sequence genome, one interval contains:
- the LOC110888950 gene encoding flavonol sulfotransferase-like: MSWPIAFYSPVATITKDEEKERKAKMSSLIQRYKDKVSSLPMNVDHDLCKYMGFWHFHGFWYHSKADFSVEAIMALQDHFEAQPTDIFLASHPKSGTTWLKALAFAIMNRNKFKTHSGSRPTHPLLTISPHDCVPFMESESFLNNPSFVNGLMHTHIPYTSLPKSIISSDCRIVYLCRNPKDVLTSYWHFLNKLKDDGSTPTRLDDAFELFSRGMSPYGSFWDHVIGYYKASLERPHKVLFLKYEDLKKNPEKEVTKLAMFIGNSFTEEEEFDGSVKKIIELCGFENLSKVNKDGKQTSKVLSDDIYFRKGIVGDSVNYLTNEMIQTLDKITNEKFDGLNISFEA; this comes from the coding sequence ATGTCTTGGCCTATTGCCTTCTATTCACCTGTAGCAACCattacaaaagatgaagaaaaggaaCGAAAGGCAAAAATGTCGAGTCTAATCCAGCGATATAAAGACAAAGTCTCGTCTCTTCCCATGAATGTAGATCATGATCTATGCAAGTATATGGGATTTTGGCATTTCCACGGTTTTTGGTATCACTCAAAAGCCGACTTCTCGGTTGAAGCAATTATGGCCTTACAAGACCATTTCGAAGCTCAACCCACCGACATTTTCTTGGCAAGTCATCCAAAATCGGGCACAACATGGCTCAAGGCCCTCGCGTTTGCCATTATGAACCGAAACAAATTCAAGACACACAGTGGTTCTCGTCCAACCCACCCATTACTCACCATTAGCCCACATGATTGTGTCCCTTTCATGGAGAGCGAGTCTTTCTTGAACAACCCTTCTTTTGTCAATGGCCTCATGCATACACATATACCCTACACTTCCTTACCTAAATCCATCATTAGTTCCGATTGTCGAATTGTTTATTTGTGTAGAAACCCTAAAGATGTTCTCACTTCTTATTGGCACTTCTTGAACAAGTTGAAAGATGATGGTTCTACACCAACTAGATTGGATGATGCATTTGAGCTTTTTAGTAGAGGTATGAGTCCATATGGATCATTTTGGGATCATGTGATAGGGTACTACAAGGCAAGTTTAGAACGACCACATAAAGTATTGTTCTTAAAGTACGAGGATTTGAAGAAGAACCCTGAGAAGGAGGTTACGAAATTAGCCATGTTCATAGGTAACTCGTTTACAGAAGAGGAGGAATTTGATGGATCAGTGAAAAAGATAATAGAACTATGTGGTTTTGAGAATTTAAGCAAGGTTAATAAGGATGGAAAGCAAACATCTAAGGTTTTATCCGATGATATCTACTTTCGAAAAGGCATTGTTGGTGATTCTGTTAATTATCTTACGAATGAAATGATTCAAACTTTGGACAAGATTACCAATGAAAAGTTTGATGGTTTAAATATCTCATTTGAAGCATGA